One genomic region from Nitrososphaerota archaeon encodes:
- the treZ gene encoding malto-oligosyltrehalose trehalohydrolase codes for MNQVEGGVSRRLPMGAEILEEGGVNFRVWAPDRRRVRVVLEGGPGVYGVFRVDLDRESGGYFSGTVDGIGEGTLYRFQLNDKEDFVPDPASRFQPEGPFGSSQVVNPNRFSWTDAKWPGVQIQGQVMYEMHIGTFTAEGVWESAEQQLDALAKTGITLLEVMPVADFPGQFGWGYDAVNLFAPTHLYGSPDDMRSFVDKAHALGLGVILDVVYNHVGNVGNFFRRFSKTYFSTGRNTDWGEAINYDEEGSTQVREFFTSNAAYWIDEFHLDGLRLDATQNIYDTSPEHIVAAVTEQAKKAGKGRQIIVVAENEPQLAHIVKLRENGGYGCDALWNDDFHHTAMVTLTGRREAYYIDYLGSPQELISSVKRGYLYQGQHYSWQEKRRGTPALNIEPAKFVHYLQNHDQVANSAHGLRYQYLTSPGRYRTMTALLLLAPETPLLFQGQEFAASTPFLYFSDMPAPTSDQVREGRWEFLSQFRSLAQPEMRRSLPNPSDPETFQRCKLDHSERQKHIKHYNLFCDLIKIRREDPVFRSQRLGGVDGAILAPETFLIRFFGEEGDDRLILFNFGKDADLEPSPEPLLAPPQDRYWKVIWSSEDSAYGGAGTPPPEDEDGAWRVLGEAAVVLKAVKENILVEK; via the coding sequence ATGAATCAAGTGGAAGGAGGTGTTTCACGCCGCCTACCTATGGGTGCAGAGATCTTGGAGGAGGGCGGAGTTAACTTTCGCGTGTGGGCACCGGATCGCAGAAGAGTAAGAGTTGTTTTAGAAGGAGGCCCAGGTGTATATGGTGTCTTCAGGGTTGATCTCGACAGGGAAAGCGGAGGATACTTCTCCGGAACCGTTGACGGCATCGGAGAAGGCACGCTATATCGTTTCCAGCTTAACGACAAGGAGGATTTCGTTCCAGATCCAGCTTCGAGGTTTCAACCCGAAGGACCTTTTGGATCATCGCAGGTAGTCAACCCCAACAGATTCTCTTGGACTGATGCGAAATGGCCGGGAGTACAGATTCAAGGGCAAGTTATGTACGAGATGCACATCGGCACCTTTACAGCCGAAGGAGTCTGGGAGAGCGCCGAGCAGCAACTAGATGCGCTTGCTAAAACTGGGATAACGCTCCTAGAAGTTATGCCGGTGGCTGATTTCCCAGGCCAGTTCGGATGGGGATATGATGCGGTCAACCTGTTCGCACCTACTCATCTGTACGGTTCACCTGACGATATGCGCAGCTTCGTAGATAAGGCTCACGCACTGGGCCTCGGCGTAATACTTGACGTGGTGTATAACCACGTAGGCAACGTAGGCAACTTTTTCAGAAGATTCTCAAAGACCTACTTCAGCACCGGCAGGAATACTGACTGGGGGGAGGCTATCAACTATGATGAGGAAGGCAGCACCCAGGTACGCGAATTCTTCACCAGCAACGCAGCCTACTGGATAGACGAGTTTCACCTAGACGGCTTAAGACTAGACGCCACCCAGAACATCTACGACACATCACCCGAGCACATCGTCGCCGCAGTCACCGAGCAAGCAAAAAAGGCGGGTAAAGGACGACAGATAATTGTTGTTGCAGAAAACGAGCCTCAGCTCGCCCATATTGTGAAGCTTAGAGAGAACGGCGGATACGGCTGTGACGCTCTGTGGAACGACGACTTCCACCACACCGCCATGGTCACGTTAACCGGTCGCAGAGAAGCATACTACATAGACTATCTCGGCAGCCCCCAAGAGCTAATCTCCAGCGTCAAAAGAGGCTACCTATACCAAGGCCAGCATTACAGTTGGCAGGAGAAGCGCCGCGGAACCCCCGCTCTAAACATTGAACCGGCTAAGTTCGTTCATTACCTGCAAAACCATGATCAGGTCGCAAACTCCGCACATGGACTCCGCTACCAGTACTTAACCAGCCCCGGGCGGTACAGGACGATGACCGCGCTTCTCCTGCTCGCCCCAGAGACCCCGCTGCTGTTTCAGGGACAGGAGTTTGCCGCTTCAACCCCATTTCTCTACTTCAGCGACATGCCTGCTCCGACCTCTGATCAAGTAAGAGAAGGCCGATGGGAGTTTCTCAGCCAGTTCAGAAGTCTGGCTCAACCTGAGATGCGCCGTTCCCTTCCAAACCCCAGTGATCCGGAGACCTTTCAACGCTGCAAACTAGATCATTCTGAGCGGCAGAAACACATCAAGCATTACAATCTCTTCTGCGACCTGATTAAAATTAGGCGGGAAGACCCTGTCTTCCGAAGCCAACGTCTCGGCGGCGTAGATGGAGCAATACTCGCACCTGAAACGTTTCTCATCCGCTTCTTCGGCGAGGAAGGTGACGACCGATTAATCCTATTCAACTTCGGTAAAGACGCTGATCTGGAGCCTTCGCCTGAGCCGCTTCTCGCACCGCCTCAAGACAGATACTGGAAAGTGATATGGTCGAGTGAGGACTCGGCTTACGGTGGCGCAGGAACTCCTCCGCCTGAAGACGAGGACGGAGCCTGGCGGGTTCTAGGTGAAGCCGCAGTGGTGCTCAAAGCGGTCAAAGAGAACATCTTGGTAGAGAAGTAG
- a CDS encoding amylo-alpha-1,6-glucosidase: MASIKREIPWSDRELLNPEPLLTREWIVTNGLGGYASGTISGVTTRRYHGFLIAALPSPLGRTVLLNNVLESITFPDGAKTQLSGEERLSCSLQMHGACFLTSFRLEMGLPVWRYEANGVAIERRVLLRYRQNTVQLSYTLSGNAPVKLDLRPCLHFRPQSQLVTTSPGFSYSVRFVDDICEVSAGPGLPTLRMLVEGHDAPFTLDRITVEELIYRVEASLGYESKENLWSPGFFSINLSPGEKAVLIASTESPDIIQALTSNQAFTAESTRREFMLGAVHPEAREGLPAELALAADQFIVIPVTRQQDTARINARGDEIRTVIAGYHWFADWGRDTMISLEGLTLLTGRYAEAGWILRTFGSYIRDGLIPNMFPEGQEEARYNTADATLWFFHALGRYLEYTKDKATLTHLLPKLLEIVDYHLRGTRFNIRVDPADGLLTQGEQDLPLTWMDAKVGDWVVTPRRGKAVEINALWYNALRLLEQWCSKVGRGKDAEAMAIHAERSKESFNRRFWYEAGGYLYDVVDGDRGGDDAACRPNQLLAISLPYPVLNENRWRPVIEEVSEKLLTPVGLRTLSPDNPDYKPRYYGDIRARDAAYHQGTVWPWLLGPFIDAYLKVYPEDKAGARKILGEIETHLSQACIGSISEIGDADPPFTPRGCISQAWSVAEFLRAWVKTST, translated from the coding sequence ATGGCCTCGATTAAACGAGAGATACCGTGGTCTGATAGGGAGCTGCTTAACCCTGAGCCGCTTCTCACCCGTGAGTGGATTGTAACTAACGGGCTTGGCGGCTACGCTTCTGGAACAATCTCTGGAGTGACGACGCGCCGCTACCACGGTTTCCTGATAGCCGCTCTCCCCTCGCCGCTTGGCAGAACAGTTTTGCTGAACAATGTCTTGGAGTCCATTACCTTCCCTGACGGTGCAAAGACGCAGCTAAGCGGAGAGGAGCGGTTGAGCTGCTCGCTGCAGATGCACGGCGCCTGTTTTCTGACCAGCTTCAGGCTTGAGATGGGCCTGCCGGTGTGGCGTTATGAAGCTAACGGTGTCGCCATCGAAAGAAGAGTGCTGCTTCGCTACAGGCAGAACACAGTTCAGTTAAGCTACACTCTTTCAGGAAACGCCCCCGTTAAACTGGATTTACGGCCCTGTCTGCATTTCCGTCCTCAAAGTCAACTGGTGACAACTTCACCAGGTTTCTCTTACTCAGTTAGGTTCGTTGACGACATCTGCGAGGTGTCCGCTGGCCCTGGGCTCCCAACACTAAGGATGCTTGTAGAAGGTCATGATGCGCCTTTTACACTGGATCGAATCACTGTTGAAGAGCTCATTTACAGGGTGGAGGCAAGCCTGGGTTACGAAAGCAAAGAGAATCTCTGGAGCCCAGGTTTCTTCAGCATCAACCTGTCCCCGGGAGAAAAGGCTGTGCTAATAGCATCCACCGAATCACCAGATATAATTCAGGCGCTCACATCCAATCAGGCGTTTACTGCAGAGTCAACTCGCCGCGAATTCATGCTTGGCGCTGTGCACCCTGAAGCTAGGGAGGGTTTGCCGGCTGAGCTTGCGCTTGCTGCTGATCAGTTCATTGTGATACCGGTGACTAGGCAGCAAGATACTGCTCGCATCAACGCCCGCGGCGACGAAATCCGCACAGTAATCGCGGGTTACCACTGGTTCGCAGACTGGGGAAGAGACACCATGATAAGCCTTGAAGGATTAACTCTGCTGACAGGTAGATACGCTGAGGCGGGGTGGATCCTGCGAACCTTCGGCAGCTACATTCGCGACGGCTTAATCCCGAACATGTTCCCTGAGGGACAGGAGGAGGCTCGTTACAATACTGCGGACGCTACGCTTTGGTTCTTCCACGCTCTTGGCCGCTATCTGGAGTACACTAAAGATAAAGCGACGCTTACGCATCTTCTGCCGAAGCTCCTCGAGATCGTGGATTACCATCTCCGAGGTACACGCTTCAACATCAGGGTCGATCCGGCGGATGGGCTTCTCACTCAGGGAGAACAGGATCTTCCGCTTACATGGATGGATGCCAAGGTTGGAGACTGGGTTGTAACGCCTCGGAGAGGTAAGGCGGTTGAGATTAACGCGCTCTGGTACAACGCGCTCCGCCTGTTAGAGCAGTGGTGCAGTAAAGTGGGAAGGGGGAAGGACGCGGAGGCAATGGCTATACATGCGGAGAGATCTAAGGAGTCGTTCAACAGAAGGTTCTGGTACGAAGCTGGCGGATACCTGTATGATGTCGTTGACGGAGACCGGGGCGGCGATGATGCCGCTTGTCGTCCAAACCAGCTGCTGGCTATTTCGCTTCCCTACCCGGTTCTCAACGAAAACAGGTGGCGCCCGGTTATCGAAGAGGTTTCAGAAAAGCTCCTTACACCAGTAGGGCTGCGAACCCTATCCCCGGATAATCCGGATTACAAACCAAGATATTATGGCGACATAAGAGCGCGCGACGCAGCCTACCATCAAGGCACGGTGTGGCCCTGGCTACTAGGTCCCTTCATCGACGCCTACCTCAAAGTGTATCCTGAAGATAAAGCGGGTGCACGGAAGATACTAGGCGAAATAGAAACGCATCTAAGCCAAGCCTGCATAGGCTCCATAAGCGAGATCGGCGACGCTGATCCGCCTTTCACACCTCGCGGCTGCATATCTCAAGCCTGGAGCGTTGCGGAGTTCCTGCGGGCTTGGGTGAAAACCTCCACGTAA
- a CDS encoding DoxX family protein, with translation MLSNILGSLAPWAPLMLRIALGVAFIAHGRLKVFGETAESKMKTLKDIGMPPTATVLTGVVQVVGGAALIAGFLTQLVGMVMAVMMIVTTVVSKQRLHLKYLRGYELDLAYLVGALTLAFLGGGEFSLDALLGI, from the coding sequence ATGCTCTCCAACATCCTCGGCAGCCTCGCACCTTGGGCGCCGTTAATGCTTCGCATCGCGCTGGGAGTCGCGTTCATCGCACATGGTCGCCTGAAGGTGTTCGGAGAAACGGCTGAGAGCAAGATGAAGACGTTGAAGGATATCGGCATGCCTCCGACGGCTACAGTATTGACAGGGGTAGTACAGGTTGTCGGGGGAGCTGCTCTCATAGCTGGGTTTCTGACACAGCTGGTGGGGATGGTGATGGCGGTCATGATGATTGTTACCACGGTGGTGTCAAAGCAGCGACTGCATCTAAAGTATCTAAGGGGCTACGAGCTCGACCTAGCCTACTTAGTTGGTGCACTAACACTTGCGTTCTTAGGCGGCGGAGAGTTCTCGCTTGATGCGCTCCTAGGAATCTAA
- a CDS encoding DUF2795 domain-containing protein — translation MQTRGQKGGEASLRAPSVSASELANYLRGISFPCGKKDIVDTARNNNAPDNVIDWLDRLPDIEYNNVTDVEKQFGQIKATSSQR, via the coding sequence ATGCAAACCCGCGGACAAAAAGGTGGAGAAGCTTCGCTTCGCGCCCCAAGTGTGAGCGCATCTGAATTAGCGAATTACCTCAGAGGCATCAGCTTCCCATGCGGCAAAAAAGACATCGTGGACACAGCTCGGAACAACAACGCTCCCGATAACGTCATTGATTGGCTCGACAGGCTTCCAGACATTGAATACAACAACGTAACCGACGTAGAGAAACAGTTCGGTCAAATCAAGGCAACAAGCAGTCAAAGGTAA
- a CDS encoding site-specific integrase: protein MQKGSRQALLADVAVRRWYDHMAKSSVVTTDVYLRRLGHFCELNRTTPGKLVAMRSKDLGDLLLSNVAELEAKRYAGSYIESTLKAVRSWLAFNGVKVKTKIKVKGAQATPSLKNERVPSRDELRRIFLSDNRKSRAAVALVAQAGLRLETLGNYKGDDGLKIGDLPEMRIERGVVSFARTPTLVVVRDELSKGRHQYFTFLAEEGCEYLKDYLEERLRGGEILTKDSAIITPKVANKEFIRTINIGDMIRVAVRSAGFPWRPYVLRVFFDTQLTAAENKGLMPREYHRFFMGHKGEMVIKYSAKKRRLPRDTVEDMRGALAKAQKYLQTRKPEEEMEQEVTVNMKRQLLLVGGYSKEEIEGFNLEQMSAEEVQTKVREKLLAIMLAAKTVVK, encoded by the coding sequence ATGCAGAAGGGTAGCCGACAGGCACTGCTGGCTGATGTTGCTGTCCGGCGGTGGTATGATCATATGGCTAAGAGTTCAGTGGTTACTACAGATGTATATCTTCGTAGGCTGGGGCATTTCTGCGAGCTCAACCGGACTACTCCTGGAAAGCTGGTTGCGATGCGCAGCAAGGATTTGGGTGACCTGCTTCTCAGTAATGTGGCTGAGCTTGAGGCGAAGCGTTATGCTGGCAGCTATATTGAATCTACTTTGAAGGCGGTGAGGTCTTGGCTCGCATTCAACGGTGTCAAGGTTAAGACCAAGATTAAGGTGAAGGGGGCTCAGGCTACACCTTCTCTCAAGAATGAGCGGGTTCCGAGTAGAGACGAGCTTAGACGCATATTTCTTTCCGATAACAGAAAGTCGAGGGCTGCGGTTGCGCTTGTTGCACAGGCCGGGTTAAGGCTTGAGACGCTGGGCAACTACAAGGGTGATGATGGGCTAAAGATAGGTGATTTACCTGAGATGCGTATCGAGCGTGGAGTGGTTAGCTTCGCGAGGACTCCGACGCTGGTTGTTGTCCGGGATGAGCTCAGCAAGGGTCGGCATCAATACTTTACATTCCTTGCTGAAGAAGGCTGTGAATACCTGAAGGATTACTTGGAGGAGCGGCTCAGAGGTGGGGAGATTCTCACAAAGGATTCTGCTATAATCACCCCCAAAGTTGCCAATAAGGAGTTTATTCGAACAATAAACATCGGCGATATGATTCGAGTCGCGGTTAGAAGCGCTGGTTTCCCTTGGAGACCGTATGTGCTGCGAGTATTCTTCGATACTCAGTTGACAGCTGCTGAGAACAAGGGTCTGATGCCGCGTGAATACCACCGCTTCTTCATGGGTCATAAGGGTGAGATGGTGATCAAGTACTCGGCAAAAAAGCGCAGGCTTCCACGTGACACTGTTGAGGATATGCGGGGTGCTCTCGCTAAGGCTCAGAAGTATCTACAGACACGTAAACCTGAGGAGGAGATGGAGCAGGAGGTCACCGTCAACATGAAGAGGCAGCTGTTGCTTGTTGGCGGGTACAGTAAGGAGGAGATTGAAGGGTTTAATCTGGAGCAGATGTCTGCTGAAGAGGTTCAGACCAAAGTACGCGAAAAACTCTTAGCGATAATGCTGGCTGCAAAAACTGTCGTAAAATGA
- a CDS encoding DUF2795 domain-containing protein — protein sequence MATPQQKGGRASMESEKVSAAKIQVYLKGIDYPADKNELIDHAEENGAPDQVMDILRQLADKQYTSPADVEKEFGRIKSQGTRTTSRESEFATSSTM from the coding sequence ATGGCAACCCCCCAGCAAAAAGGTGGAAGAGCTTCAATGGAGAGCGAAAAGGTGAGCGCAGCCAAGATACAGGTCTACCTCAAGGGCATCGATTATCCAGCAGACAAGAATGAGCTAATCGACCACGCAGAAGAGAACGGAGCACCCGATCAGGTAATGGACATCCTCAGACAACTCGCTGACAAACAATACACTAGCCCCGCAGACGTAGAGAAGGAATTCGGCAGAATAAAGAGCCAAGGTACACGCACGACTTCTCGTGAGTCCGAATTCGCAACCAGCAGCACAATGTAA